In Mercurialis annua linkage group LG6, ddMerAnnu1.2, whole genome shotgun sequence, the following are encoded in one genomic region:
- the LOC126688178 gene encoding transcription factor bHLH3, producing MGGEKFWGNEEKAMMESIIGAEACEFLISSGSNNVLADLVSPPSSLGLLEGLNQLVDGSNWSYAIFWCASSLKSGGFVLTWGDGVCRNTKSGGGGEGRSVGGGKLEGDEKKNETKKRVLQKLHSCFNTSNVDSYAANLGVVSDVEMFYLTSMYFIFRGDSLYGPTESYKSGRSFWTSDMVTCLERFRPRSVLARSAGFQTVAFLPVKYGVVELGSIKSIPEELNVGEQANAIFGGSNAVQAKAFPKIFGRELSLGGSRSRSISINFSPKVEDEFVFTGESLSEAIGTNLVYGSTSNGRQRDINEAKRFPHLNQTSVSGFSGETMVAGLEQRKDDSSSPLDDQKPRKRGRKPANGREEPLNHVEAERQRREKLNQRFYALRAVVPNISKMDKASLLGDAITFITDLQMKIRVMETEKEMSNNPQKQCPIPEIDFQARQDDAVVRVSCPLDGHPVSSILETFKEQEVTPQQCDVSPGENDKIIHTFSIRTQSGGAEQLKEKLEAALSK from the coding sequence ATGGGAGGTGAGAAATTTTGGGGAAATGAAGAGAAGGCCATGATGGAGTCTATAATTGGTGCTGAGGCCTGTGAGTTTCTTATCTCATCGGGTTCTAATAATGTGTTGGCGGATTTGGTTTCGCCGCCGAGTAGTTTAGGTTTGCTTGAGGGGTTAAATCAGCTTGTTGATGGTTCCAATTGGAGCTATGCGATTTTCTGGTGTGCTTCGAGTTTGAAATCTGGGGGTTTTGTTTTGACTTGGGGGGATGGGGTTTGCCGGAACACGAAGAGTGGTGGAGGTGGAGAGGGGCGTTCTGTTGGGGGCGGGAAATTGGAGGGAGATGAGAAGAAAAATGAGACGAAGAAGCGTGTGCTTCAGAAGCTTCATTCTTGCTTTAACACGTCGAATGTTGATAGTTATGCAGCCAATTTGGGTGTTGTTTCGGATGTGGAAATGTTTTACCTTACGTCGATGTATTTCATATTTCGGGGTGATTCATTGTATGGTCCTACAGAGTCTTATAAGTCTGGTAGATCGTTCTGGACGTCGGATATGGTTACTTGTTTAGAGCGCTTTAGGCCGAGATCAGTTTTAGCTAGATCGGCTGGATTTCAAACAGTAGCATTTCTGCCTGTTAAGTATGGAGTTGTGGAGCTTGGTTCGATCAAATCAATTCCCGAAGAACTCAATGTTGGGGAGCAAGCAAATGCCATATTTGGGGGATCAAATGCCGTACAGGCAAAGGCTTTCCCTAAGATATTTGGGCGTGAACTAAGTCTAGGTGGCTCGAGATCTAGATCAATTAGCATTAATTTCTCTCCGAAAGTCGAAGATGAGTTTGTTTTTACCGGAGAATCTCTTTCGGAAGCAATAGGCACTAATTTAGTCTACGGAAGCACTTCTAATGGCCGCCAAAGGGACATTAACGAAGCAAAACGGTTCCCCCATCTGAATCAAACGAGTGTTTCGGGTTTCAGTGGTGAAACAATGGTTGCTGGTTTGGAGCAGCGTAAGGATGACTCCTCATCTCCACTAGACGACCAGAAACCGAGGAAGAGAGGTAGAAAGCCTGCAAATGGGAGAGAAGAGCCTCTAAATCACGTAGAAGCAGAGCGACAAAGAAGAGAGAAGCTTAATCAAAGATTCTACGCATTGAGAGCCGTTGTCCCTAATATCTCTAAAATGGATAAGGCCTCTCTGCTCGGTGATGCTATTACTTTCATCACCGATCTCCAGATGAAGATTAGAGTTATGGAAACTGAAAAGGAGATGTCAAACAATCCGCAAAAGCAATGTCCGATACCAGAGATCGATTTCCAGGCACGACAGGACGATGCCGTTGTGAGGGTGAGTTGCCCCTTGGATGGTCACCCAGTTTCGAGCATCCTAGAAACATTCAAAGAGCAAGAAGTTACACCTCAGCAATGTGATGTCTCTCCAGGGGAAAATGATAAGATTATTCACACGTTCTCGATCCGGACTCAAAGCGGTGGTGCTGAGCAGTTGAAGGAGAAACTCGAGGCGGCCCTTTCTAAATGA